One Camelina sativa cultivar DH55 chromosome 3, Cs, whole genome shotgun sequence genomic window carries:
- the LOC104775869 gene encoding myosin-5-like isoform X2, producing MVNSNAAPVIIVGSHVWVEDPHLAWIDGQVTRIDGDNIHVKTNKGKTVVTNVYFPKDTEAPPGGVDDMTKLSYLHEPGVLQNLETRYELNEIYTYTGNILIAVNPFKRLPHIYETDMMEQYKRVALGELSPHVFAIGDAAYRAMINEGKSNSILVSGESGAGKTETTKMLMRYLAFLGGRSGVEGRTVEQQVLESNPVLEAFGNAKTLRNNNSSRFGKFVEIQFDKNGRISGAAIRTYLLERSRVCQISDPERNYHCFYLLCAAPPEDIEKYQLKNPQSFHYLNQSSCYKLDGVDDASEYLETRKAMDVVGISNDEQEAIFRVVAAILHLGNIDFGKGEEIDSSVIKDEGSRHHLNLAAELLMCDAQSLEDALIRRVMVTPEEIITRTLDPNSAIVSRDTLAKTIYSHLFDWIVNKINTSIGQDPRSKSIIGVLDIYGFESFKCNSFEQFCINFTNEKLQQHFNQHVFKMEQEEYTKEEIDWSYIEFIDNQDVLDLIEKKPGGIISLLDEACMFPTFKHNDFSQKLFLTFKNHKRFSKPKLSPTDFTISHYAGEVTYQSDNFLDKNRDYIVAEHQALFTASNCSFVASLFHALHEDSSRSSKFSSIGSRFKQQLHSLMETLNGTEPHYIRCIKPNNVLKPGVFENFNVIHQLRCGGVLEAIRISCAGYPTRLAFYDFLDRFGLLAPEVLEGNYDDKVACQMILDKKGLRDYQVGKTKIFLRAGQMAELDARRAEVLGNAARVIQRQFRTCFARKNFRSIRNAAIVLQSFLRGEIARTIHKELKIEAAALRFQKNFRRYIDRKSFVTTRSSAIVLQTGLRAMIARSEFRLRRQTKAAIVLQAHWRGRQAYSYYTRLKKAAIVTQCAWRCRLARRELRMLKMAARETGALKDAKDKLEKRVEELTWRIQLEKRLRTDLEEAKVQEVAKLQEALHTMQLQLKGATAMVVKEKEAARIAIEEASSVNKEHVVVENTEKIDTLSNEVDRLKGLLSLETHKADEAKQAYSSTLVQNEELSKKLEEAGRKIEQLQDSVQRFQEKVFNLESENKVLRQQTLTITPTTRALALRPKTTIIQRTPQKDAFSNGETTQLQEPETEDRPQKSLNQKQQENQELLLKSISEDIGFSEGKPVAACLIFKCLIHWRSFEVERTSIFNRIIETIASAVEMQENSDVLCYWLSNSATLLMLLQRTLKAGATGSIITPRRRGMPTSLFGRVSQSLRGSPQIAGFPFMNGRAIGGGLDELRQVEAKYPALLFKQQLTAFLEKIYGMIRDKMKKEISPLLASCIQAPRTPKAPRSGLVKGRSQNNFVAQQVLIAHWQSIVTCLNGHLRTMRANYVPSLLISKMFGQIFSFINVQLFNSLLLRRECCSFSNGEYVKTGLAELEKWCHDATEEFVGLAWDELKHIRQAVGFLVIHQKPKKSLKEITTELCPVLSIQQVYRISGMYWDDKYGTQSVSPEVIASMRLTMSDESTNVISNSFLLDDDSSIPFSVDDISKSMQNVEVAEVDPPPMIRQNSNFMFLLERSD from the exons ATGGTAAATTCAAAT GCTGCTCCAGTCATAATTGTGGGCTCACATGTGTGGGTTGAAGATCCACATTTGGCATGGATAGATGGACAAGTTACTCGAATCGATGGTGATAACATTCATGTCAAAACTAATAAGGGGAAAACC GTTGTGACCAATGTATATTTTCCCAAGGATACGGAAGCTCCACCTGGAGGTGTAGATGACATGACTAAACTTTCATACTTGCATGAGCCTGGAGTCTTACAAAACCTAGAGACAAGATATGAACTCAATGAAATCTAC ACCTATACAGGGAATATTCTAATTGCAGTTAATCCATTCAAAAGGCTGCCTCATATTTATGAAACCGATATGATGGAACAATATAAGAGAGTTGCACTTGGAGAACTAAGTCCTCATGTTTTTGCAATCGGGGATGCTGCATACAG GGCGATGATTAATGAAGGAAAAAGCAATTCGATTTTGGTAAGTGGCGAAAGTGGTGCTGGTAAAACTGAGACGACAAAGATGCTCATGAGGTACCTTGCCTTTTTGGGAGGGAGGTCTGGTGTAGAAGGAAGGACAGTTGAACAGCAAGTCTTAGAG TCCAATCCGGTTCTTGAAGCATTTGGCAATGCAAAAACTTTACGAAACAACAATTCGAG TCGTTTTGGTAAATTTGTTGAAATCCAATTTGACAAGAATGGAAGGATATCTGGGGCAGCTATTAGGACTTATCTGCTGGAGAGGTCCCGTGTTTGCCAAATCTCAGATCCCGAAAGGAACTACCATTGCTTTTATCTTCTTTGTGCTGCTCCGCCAGAG GATATAGAGAAGTACCAGCTGAAAAACCCACAGTCATTCCATTACCTAAATCAGTCAAGTTGTTATAAATTGGATGGTGTTGATGATGCTAGTGAATACCTTGAAACAAGAAAAGCTATGGATGTAGTTGGAATCAGTAATGATGAACAG GAGGCAATCTTCAGGGTGGTTGCTGCAATTCTTCATCTTGGTAACATTGATTTTGGAAAAGGGGAAGAGATTGATTCCTCTGTCATCAAGGATGAAGGATCCCGACATCATCTTAACTTGGCGGCAGAGCTACTTAT GTGTGACGCCCAGAGCCTAGAAGATGCTCTTATTAGGCGTGTGATGGTTACACCTGAAGAGATTATCACGAGAACGCTTGATCCCAACAGTGCAATTGTTAGTAGGGATACCCTGGCCAAGACAATATATTCTCACTTGTTTGACTG GATTGTGAACAAAATTAATACTTCCATCGGGCAGGACCCAAGGTCAAAGTCGATTATTGGAGTTTTGGATATCTATGGGTTTGAAAGTTTCAAATGCAATAG TTTTGAGCAATTCTGCATCAATTTCACGAATGAAAAACTGCAACAGCATTTTAATCAG CATGTGTTCAAGATGGAGCAGGAAGAGTACACCAAAGAAGAGATCGATTGGAGTTACATAGAGTTTATTGATAACCAAGATGTTCTCGATTTAATTGAAAAA AAACCAGGAGGAATTATTTCACTTCTAGATGAAGCCTG CATGTTTCCCACGTTTAAACATAACGACTTCTCCCAAAAGTTGTTCCTGACGTTCAAAAATCACAAGAGATTTTCTAAACCGAAGCTCTCTCCCACTGATTTTACCATATCGCATTATGCGGGAGAG GTTACTTATCAATCAGACAATTTTCTCGATAAGAACAGGGACTATATAGTTGCTGAACATCAAGCGCTATTTACTGCATCTAATTGCTCATTTGTGGCGAGTTTGTTTCATGCACTTCATGAAGACTCATCCAGgtcatcaaaattttcttcCATTGGGTCACGGTTCAAG CAACAACTTCACTCACTGATGGAAACGCTGAATGGTACAGAACCTCATTACATCAGATGTATAAAGCCGAATAATGTTCTTAAACCTGGTGTCTTTGAGAACTTCAACGTCATTCATCAATTACGTTGTGGG GGTGTTCTTGAAGCCATTAGGATCAGTTGCGCTGGCTATCCTACCAGGCTTGCCTTCTATGATTTTCTTGACCGTTTTGGTCTCCTTGCTCCAGAAGTTTTGGAAGGAAA TTATGATGATAAAGTAGCTTGCCAAATGATTCTTGATAAGAAAGGTCTGAGGGACTACCAG GTAGGAAAGACAAAGATCTTCCTTCGAGCTGGTCAGATGGCTGAATTAGATGCGAGGAGAGCAGAGGTGCTTGGGAATGCTGCCAGAGTCATTCAGAGGCAATTCCGCACTTGTTTTGCCAGAAAGAATTTCCGTTCTATTCGCAATGCTGCTATTGTTTTGCAATCCTTCCTACGAG GCGAAATTGCCCGGACAATACACAAAGAACTGAAAATAGAAGCTGCAGCTCTAAGATTCCAGAAGAATTTCCGCCGGTACATCGACAGGAAATCTTTTGTTACCACAAGATCATCGGCAATCGTGTTGCAGACTGGCTTAAGGGCTATGATTGCACGTAGTGAATTCAGGTTAAGAAGGCAAACAAAAGCCGCCATTGTGCTTCAG GCTCATTGGCGTGGTCGCCAAGCATACTCATACTACACAAGACTTAAGAAGGCGGCAATAGTCACGCAATGTGCCTGGAGATGCAGACTTGCTAGAAGAGAGCTTAGGATGCTGAAAATG GCTGCAAGAGAAACTGGTGCTCTTAAAGATGCTAAAGATAAATTGGAGAAGCGGGTTGAAGAGCTTACCTGGCGTATACAATTGGAGAAGCGGTTAAGG ACTGATCTTGAGGAGGCAAAGGTGCAAGAAGTTGCAAAGCTGCAAGAGGCATTGCATACCATGCAGTTACAATTGAAGGGAGCTACTGCAATGGTAGTAAAAGAAAAGGAGGCGGCTCGAATAGCAATTGAAGAAGCAAGTTCAGTTAATAAGGAACATGTTGTTGTTGAAAATACAGAGAAGATTGATACTTTGAGCAACGAAGTTGACAGGCTAAAG GGACTGTTGTCATTAGAAACACATAAGGCAGATGAAGCAAAGCAGGCTTATAGTAGTACTTTGGTCCAAAATGAGGAATTAAGTAAGAAACTTGAAGAAGCTGGGAGAAAAATAGAGCAGCTTCAAGATTCTGTTCAGAG ATTCCAAGAAAAGGTCTTTAACTTAGAGTCGGAGAATAAAGTACTTCGGCAACAAACTCTTACCATCACACCGACTACTAGAGCTTTGGCTCTAAGACCAAAAACTACCATAATTCAG AGAACTCCCCAGAAAGATGCTTTCTCCAATGGAGAAACAACACAACTTCAG GAACCTGAAACTGAGGATAGGCCCCAGAAATCGCTTAATCAGAAACAGCAG GAAAATCAAGAGCTATTACTAAAGTCTATTTCGGAAGATATAGGATTTTCTGAAGGCAAACCTGTTGCTGCCTGCCTGATATTTAAGTGTCTGATACACTGGAGATCTTTTGAAGTAGAAAGAACCAGTATATTTAATCGTATAATCGAGACAATAGCATCTGCAGTCGAG ATGCAGGAAAACAGCGATGTACTATGCTATTGGTTATCCAATTCCGCCACACTATTGATGTTGCTTCAACGCACTCTGAAAGCCGGTGCTACAGGAAGCATAATTACTCCGAGACGTCGGGGAATGCCTACATCTTTGTTTGGACGGGTGTCTCAG AGTCTCCGAGGTTCTCCACAAATTGCTGGATTCCCATTTATGAATGGAAGAGCGATTGGCGGTGGGCTAGATGAACTACGTCAAGTCGAAGCTAAATATCCTGCTTTGCTGTTCAAGCAGCAACTCACCGCTTTCCTAGAAAAGATATATGGAATGATCCGAGacaagatgaagaaagagatttCTCCTCTGCTTGCTTCTTGCATCCAG GCTCCAAGGACACCAAAGGCACCACGTTCTGGTTTAGTAAAGGGAcgttcacaaaataattttgttgcTCAACAAGTGCTAATTGCTCATTGGCAAAGCATTGTTACATGTCTGAACGGCCACTTGAGGACTATGAGGGCCAATTAT GTGCCTTCGTTGCTAATTTCTAAAATGTTCGGGCAGATATTTTCATTTATCAATGTTCAGTTGTTTAACAG CCTTCTTTTGAGACGTGAGTGCTGCTCGTTTAGCAATGGAGAGTATGTAAAAACAGGGCTTGCGGAGCTGGAAAAGTGGTGCCATGATGCAACGGAGGAG TTTGTTGGTTTGGCTTGGGATGAACTAAAGCACATCAGACAAGCTGTTGGCTTCTTGGTTATACATCAGAAGCCTAAGAAGAGCTTAAAAGAGATAACTACCGAACTTTGTCCG GTGCTTAGCATTCAGCAAGTGTACAGGATCAGTGGTATGTATTGGGACGACAAATACGGTACACAGAGCGTATCTCCAGAG GTGATAGCAAGCATGCGGCTTACGATGTCAGATGAATCAACGAACGTGATCAGCAACTCGTTTTTACTAGATGATGATTC cagcatcCCATTCTCGGTTGACGATATCTCGAAATCGATGCAAAACGTAGAGGTTGCAGAGGTGGATCCTCCTCCGATGATTCGCCAAAACTCCAACTTCATGTTCTTGTTGGAAAGGTCAGACTGA
- the LOC104775869 gene encoding myosin-5-like isoform X1 has translation MVNSNAAPVIIVGSHVWVEDPHLAWIDGQVTRIDGDNIHVKTNKGKTVVTNVYFPKDTEAPPGGVDDMTKLSYLHEPGVLQNLETRYELNEIYTYTGNILIAVNPFKRLPHIYETDMMEQYKRVALGELSPHVFAIGDAAYRAMINEGKSNSILVSGESGAGKTETTKMLMRYLAFLGGRSGVEGRTVEQQVLESNPVLEAFGNAKTLRNNNSSRFGKFVEIQFDKNGRISGAAIRTYLLERSRVCQISDPERNYHCFYLLCAAPPEDIEKYQLKNPQSFHYLNQSSCYKLDGVDDASEYLETRKAMDVVGISNDEQEAIFRVVAAILHLGNIDFGKGEEIDSSVIKDEGSRHHLNLAAELLMCDAQSLEDALIRRVMVTPEEIITRTLDPNSAIVSRDTLAKTIYSHLFDWIVNKINTSIGQDPRSKSIIGVLDIYGFESFKCNSFEQFCINFTNEKLQQHFNQHVFKMEQEEYTKEEIDWSYIEFIDNQDVLDLIEKKPGGIISLLDEACMFPTFKHNDFSQKLFLTFKNHKRFSKPKLSPTDFTISHYAGEVTYQSDNFLDKNRDYIVAEHQALFTASNCSFVASLFHALHEDSSRSSKFSSIGSRFKQQLHSLMETLNGTEPHYIRCIKPNNVLKPGVFENFNVIHQLRCGGVLEAIRISCAGYPTRLAFYDFLDRFGLLAPEVLEGNYDDKVACQMILDKKGLRDYQVGKTKIFLRAGQMAELDARRAEVLGNAARVIQRQFRTCFARKNFRSIRNAAIVLQSFLRGEIARTIHKELKIEAAALRFQKNFRRYIDRKSFVTTRSSAIVLQTGLRAMIARSEFRLRRQTKAAIVLQAHWRGRQAYSYYTRLKKAAIVTQCAWRCRLARRELRMLKMAARETGALKDAKDKLEKRVEELTWRIQLEKRLRTDLEEAKVQEVAKLQEALHTMQLQLKGATAMVVKEKEAARIAIEEASSVNKEHVVVENTEKIDTLSNEVDRLKGLLSLETHKADEAKQAYSSTLVQNEELSKKLEEAGRKIEQLQDSVQRFQEKVFNLESENKVLRQQTLTITPTTRALALRPKTTIIQRTPQKDAFSNGETTQLQEPETEDRPQKSLNQKQQENQELLLKSISEDIGFSEGKPVAACLIFKCLIHWRSFEVERTSIFNRIIETIASAVEMQENSDVLCYWLSNSATLLMLLQRTLKAGATGSIITPRRRGMPTSLFGRVSQSLRGSPQIAGFPFMNGRAIGGGLDELRQVEAKYPALLFKQQLTAFLEKIYGMIRDKMKKEISPLLASCIQAPRTPKAPRSGLVKGRSQNNFVAQQVLIAHWQSIVTCLNGHLRTMRANYVPSLLISKMFGQIFSFINVQLFNSLLLRRECCSFSNGEYVKTGLAELEKWCHDATEEFVGLAWDELKHIRQAVGFLVIHQKPKKSLKEITTELCPVLSIQQVYRISGMYWDDKYGTQSVSPEVIASMRLTMSDESTNVISNSFLLDDDSEVNPRKKKKKKH, from the exons ATGGTAAATTCAAAT GCTGCTCCAGTCATAATTGTGGGCTCACATGTGTGGGTTGAAGATCCACATTTGGCATGGATAGATGGACAAGTTACTCGAATCGATGGTGATAACATTCATGTCAAAACTAATAAGGGGAAAACC GTTGTGACCAATGTATATTTTCCCAAGGATACGGAAGCTCCACCTGGAGGTGTAGATGACATGACTAAACTTTCATACTTGCATGAGCCTGGAGTCTTACAAAACCTAGAGACAAGATATGAACTCAATGAAATCTAC ACCTATACAGGGAATATTCTAATTGCAGTTAATCCATTCAAAAGGCTGCCTCATATTTATGAAACCGATATGATGGAACAATATAAGAGAGTTGCACTTGGAGAACTAAGTCCTCATGTTTTTGCAATCGGGGATGCTGCATACAG GGCGATGATTAATGAAGGAAAAAGCAATTCGATTTTGGTAAGTGGCGAAAGTGGTGCTGGTAAAACTGAGACGACAAAGATGCTCATGAGGTACCTTGCCTTTTTGGGAGGGAGGTCTGGTGTAGAAGGAAGGACAGTTGAACAGCAAGTCTTAGAG TCCAATCCGGTTCTTGAAGCATTTGGCAATGCAAAAACTTTACGAAACAACAATTCGAG TCGTTTTGGTAAATTTGTTGAAATCCAATTTGACAAGAATGGAAGGATATCTGGGGCAGCTATTAGGACTTATCTGCTGGAGAGGTCCCGTGTTTGCCAAATCTCAGATCCCGAAAGGAACTACCATTGCTTTTATCTTCTTTGTGCTGCTCCGCCAGAG GATATAGAGAAGTACCAGCTGAAAAACCCACAGTCATTCCATTACCTAAATCAGTCAAGTTGTTATAAATTGGATGGTGTTGATGATGCTAGTGAATACCTTGAAACAAGAAAAGCTATGGATGTAGTTGGAATCAGTAATGATGAACAG GAGGCAATCTTCAGGGTGGTTGCTGCAATTCTTCATCTTGGTAACATTGATTTTGGAAAAGGGGAAGAGATTGATTCCTCTGTCATCAAGGATGAAGGATCCCGACATCATCTTAACTTGGCGGCAGAGCTACTTAT GTGTGACGCCCAGAGCCTAGAAGATGCTCTTATTAGGCGTGTGATGGTTACACCTGAAGAGATTATCACGAGAACGCTTGATCCCAACAGTGCAATTGTTAGTAGGGATACCCTGGCCAAGACAATATATTCTCACTTGTTTGACTG GATTGTGAACAAAATTAATACTTCCATCGGGCAGGACCCAAGGTCAAAGTCGATTATTGGAGTTTTGGATATCTATGGGTTTGAAAGTTTCAAATGCAATAG TTTTGAGCAATTCTGCATCAATTTCACGAATGAAAAACTGCAACAGCATTTTAATCAG CATGTGTTCAAGATGGAGCAGGAAGAGTACACCAAAGAAGAGATCGATTGGAGTTACATAGAGTTTATTGATAACCAAGATGTTCTCGATTTAATTGAAAAA AAACCAGGAGGAATTATTTCACTTCTAGATGAAGCCTG CATGTTTCCCACGTTTAAACATAACGACTTCTCCCAAAAGTTGTTCCTGACGTTCAAAAATCACAAGAGATTTTCTAAACCGAAGCTCTCTCCCACTGATTTTACCATATCGCATTATGCGGGAGAG GTTACTTATCAATCAGACAATTTTCTCGATAAGAACAGGGACTATATAGTTGCTGAACATCAAGCGCTATTTACTGCATCTAATTGCTCATTTGTGGCGAGTTTGTTTCATGCACTTCATGAAGACTCATCCAGgtcatcaaaattttcttcCATTGGGTCACGGTTCAAG CAACAACTTCACTCACTGATGGAAACGCTGAATGGTACAGAACCTCATTACATCAGATGTATAAAGCCGAATAATGTTCTTAAACCTGGTGTCTTTGAGAACTTCAACGTCATTCATCAATTACGTTGTGGG GGTGTTCTTGAAGCCATTAGGATCAGTTGCGCTGGCTATCCTACCAGGCTTGCCTTCTATGATTTTCTTGACCGTTTTGGTCTCCTTGCTCCAGAAGTTTTGGAAGGAAA TTATGATGATAAAGTAGCTTGCCAAATGATTCTTGATAAGAAAGGTCTGAGGGACTACCAG GTAGGAAAGACAAAGATCTTCCTTCGAGCTGGTCAGATGGCTGAATTAGATGCGAGGAGAGCAGAGGTGCTTGGGAATGCTGCCAGAGTCATTCAGAGGCAATTCCGCACTTGTTTTGCCAGAAAGAATTTCCGTTCTATTCGCAATGCTGCTATTGTTTTGCAATCCTTCCTACGAG GCGAAATTGCCCGGACAATACACAAAGAACTGAAAATAGAAGCTGCAGCTCTAAGATTCCAGAAGAATTTCCGCCGGTAC ATCGACAGGAAATCTTTTGTTACCACAAGATCATCGGCAATCGTGTTGCAGACTGGCTTAAGGGCTATGATTGCACGTAGTGAATTCAGGTTAAGAAGGCAAACAAAAGCCGCCATTGTGCTTCAG GCTCATTGGCGTGGTCGCCAAGCATACTCATACTACACAAGACTTAAGAAGGCGGCAATAGTCACGCAATGTGCCTGGAGATGCAGACTTGCTAGAAGAGAGCTTAGGATGCTGAAAATG GCTGCAAGAGAAACTGGTGCTCTTAAAGATGCTAAAGATAAATTGGAGAAGCGGGTTGAAGAGCTTACCTGGCGTATACAATTGGAGAAGCGGTTAAGG ACTGATCTTGAGGAGGCAAAGGTGCAAGAAGTTGCAAAGCTGCAAGAGGCATTGCATACCATGCAGTTACAATTGAAGGGAGCTACTGCAATGGTAGTAAAAGAAAAGGAGGCGGCTCGAATAGCAATTGAAGAAGCAAGTTCAGTTAATAAGGAACATGTTGTTGTTGAAAATACAGAGAAGATTGATACTTTGAGCAACGAAGTTGACAGGCTAAAG GGACTGTTGTCATTAGAAACACATAAGGCAGATGAAGCAAAGCAGGCTTATAGTAGTACTTTGGTCCAAAATGAGGAATTAAGTAAGAAACTTGAAGAAGCTGGGAGAAAAATAGAGCAGCTTCAAGATTCTGTTCAGAG ATTCCAAGAAAAGGTCTTTAACTTAGAGTCGGAGAATAAAGTACTTCGGCAACAAACTCTTACCATCACACCGACTACTAGAGCTTTGGCTCTAAGACCAAAAACTACCATAATTCAG AGAACTCCCCAGAAAGATGCTTTCTCCAATGGAGAAACAACACAACTTCAG GAACCTGAAACTGAGGATAGGCCCCAGAAATCGCTTAATCAGAAACAGCAG GAAAATCAAGAGCTATTACTAAAGTCTATTTCGGAAGATATAGGATTTTCTGAAGGCAAACCTGTTGCTGCCTGCCTGATATTTAAGTGTCTGATACACTGGAGATCTTTTGAAGTAGAAAGAACCAGTATATTTAATCGTATAATCGAGACAATAGCATCTGCAGTCGAG ATGCAGGAAAACAGCGATGTACTATGCTATTGGTTATCCAATTCCGCCACACTATTGATGTTGCTTCAACGCACTCTGAAAGCCGGTGCTACAGGAAGCATAATTACTCCGAGACGTCGGGGAATGCCTACATCTTTGTTTGGACGGGTGTCTCAG AGTCTCCGAGGTTCTCCACAAATTGCTGGATTCCCATTTATGAATGGAAGAGCGATTGGCGGTGGGCTAGATGAACTACGTCAAGTCGAAGCTAAATATCCTGCTTTGCTGTTCAAGCAGCAACTCACCGCTTTCCTAGAAAAGATATATGGAATGATCCGAGacaagatgaagaaagagatttCTCCTCTGCTTGCTTCTTGCATCCAG GCTCCAAGGACACCAAAGGCACCACGTTCTGGTTTAGTAAAGGGAcgttcacaaaataattttgttgcTCAACAAGTGCTAATTGCTCATTGGCAAAGCATTGTTACATGTCTGAACGGCCACTTGAGGACTATGAGGGCCAATTAT GTGCCTTCGTTGCTAATTTCTAAAATGTTCGGGCAGATATTTTCATTTATCAATGTTCAGTTGTTTAACAG CCTTCTTTTGAGACGTGAGTGCTGCTCGTTTAGCAATGGAGAGTATGTAAAAACAGGGCTTGCGGAGCTGGAAAAGTGGTGCCATGATGCAACGGAGGAG TTTGTTGGTTTGGCTTGGGATGAACTAAAGCACATCAGACAAGCTGTTGGCTTCTTGGTTATACATCAGAAGCCTAAGAAGAGCTTAAAAGAGATAACTACCGAACTTTGTCCG GTGCTTAGCATTCAGCAAGTGTACAGGATCAGTGGTATGTATTGGGACGACAAATACGGTACACAGAGCGTATCTCCAGAG GTGATAGCAAGCATGCGGCTTACGATGTCAGATGAATCAACGAACGTGATCAGCAACTCGTTTTTACTAGATGATGATTCCGAGGTAAACcccagaaagaaaaagaaaaaaaaacattaa
- the LOC104775870 gene encoding 50S ribosomal protein HLL, mitochondrial-like isoform X2: protein MAAALASRFSRGCSLLGSLSNAFSGLMNSSNGIMNGNILSQQQRTFIQMGTTLKVVDNSGAKEVKCIQSLKANKKGARLGDIIVGSVKEAIPKGKVKKGRVVYGVVVRAAMQKGRVDGSQVKFDDNAIVVVGIKEKKKKKVEENKKNKVEFNQPTGTRVFGPVPHEMRNKKQLKILALAQHIV, encoded by the exons ATGGCGGCAGCTTTAGCCTCCAGATTCTCTCGAG GATGCTCATTGCTTGGAAGTCTTAGCAATGCTTTCTCTGGTTTGATGAATTCCTCCAATGGAATTATGAATGGAAACATCCTCTCTCAG CAACAAAGGACATTCATTCAAATGGGGACGACTCTCAAAGTCGTGGATAACTCCGGTGCAAAAGAGGTGAAGTGCATTCAATCCCTGAAAGCTAATAAGAAAGGAGCAAGACTTGGCGATATCATTGTTGGTTCTGTGAAAGAGGCGATTCCAAAAGGTAAAGTGAAGAAAGGAAGGGTCGTTTATGGTGTGGTTGTGCGTGCTGCGATGCAGAAAGGGCGCGTTGATGGAAGCCAAGTCAAGTTTGATGACAATGCGATTGTAGTTGTGGGcattaaggagaagaagaagaagaaagtggaggagaataagaagaacaaaGTGGAGTTTAACCAACCAACTGGTACCCGAGTGTTTGGTCCTGTCCCACATGAAATGCGGAACAAGAAACAGCTCAAGATCCTTGCTTTGGCTCAGCACATCGTTTGA
- the LOC104775870 gene encoding 50S ribosomal protein HLL, mitochondrial-like isoform X1, whose product MAAALASRFSRGCSLLGSLSNAFSGLMNSSNGIMNGNILSQQQQRTFIQMGTTLKVVDNSGAKEVKCIQSLKANKKGARLGDIIVGSVKEAIPKGKVKKGRVVYGVVVRAAMQKGRVDGSQVKFDDNAIVVVGIKEKKKKKVEENKKNKVEFNQPTGTRVFGPVPHEMRNKKQLKILALAQHIV is encoded by the exons ATGGCGGCAGCTTTAGCCTCCAGATTCTCTCGAG GATGCTCATTGCTTGGAAGTCTTAGCAATGCTTTCTCTGGTTTGATGAATTCCTCCAATGGAATTATGAATGGAAACATCCTCTCTCAG CAGCAACAAAGGACATTCATTCAAATGGGGACGACTCTCAAAGTCGTGGATAACTCCGGTGCAAAAGAGGTGAAGTGCATTCAATCCCTGAAAGCTAATAAGAAAGGAGCAAGACTTGGCGATATCATTGTTGGTTCTGTGAAAGAGGCGATTCCAAAAGGTAAAGTGAAGAAAGGAAGGGTCGTTTATGGTGTGGTTGTGCGTGCTGCGATGCAGAAAGGGCGCGTTGATGGAAGCCAAGTCAAGTTTGATGACAATGCGATTGTAGTTGTGGGcattaaggagaagaagaagaagaaagtggaggagaataagaagaacaaaGTGGAGTTTAACCAACCAACTGGTACCCGAGTGTTTGGTCCTGTCCCACATGAAATGCGGAACAAGAAACAGCTCAAGATCCTTGCTTTGGCTCAGCACATCGTTTGA